The following DNA comes from Hordeum vulgare subsp. vulgare chromosome 3H, MorexV3_pseudomolecules_assembly, whole genome shotgun sequence.
CTCACTACATCTGACTTGAACTTTCTCACagcttggaacagatgagatagTAGGTAACGACACCAATTCCATTCTTTGATTTTGGTAACATCATTTAGGGATGACCAGAAATCAATTTTGATGTAGTCGTGTTTGGCAGAAGGGGCGAGGGCATGACCAACTATAAAGGTTACAAAAGCAATTTTGACACAGTCCTTATCTATCTTCGTGGAGTCAACTGTGATGTCGCGGTTAAGATATTCCTCTGACGCCTTCAGACTGTGAGTGACTTTGTCGCTAATGCCTGCTGCAACCCGTGTAAATTCAACACAAGCCTCTGATGGATCCACACCTTCAAGACCAATTGTGTGCTCGCCGAATGGGATGCCATACACGTAATGTATTTGGTTATCTGTCAGCTCAAGCATCCCCTGGCTTTCTAGATTGATAATATTGTTCTCTACATCAACTCTATCCATCAAGTAAGCACTCTACTTGAGATTTATCTTCTGTCGAGACTTAATCTGTAGCAATCCATCAAATCCAGTTTCTCGGACCAACTGCTTCTTGAAATAAGAACTTTGAAATCACGGCGCCTATTTTTAGCAATGGCAACCTAGATGTTATTGCGGGGCTTCGAGGGGGTCTGGAAGATCCACCTGAACCGTTAGCGTCACTATCAAAATAATCTGGTGATGCTTCGTTCATTGTTTCTTGATTTACAACTACTGGTACTTCTTCCATGCTAAAAATATTATCCATGCTCGTTCCCTAAGATCTACATACAGAAGTTTCTCTATCAATTTCATGGATATGATTAAAAAGCTATTTCAGATCTAGGATGGGATGCATAAAACGGAGGCGATGGGGTGGGGGAACTGATAACATACCTTTCAGGGAGACCCTCAGCTAGCCTGTGAGTAGTTTCAACCGGTCCTTGTCCGTGTTCTTCGGGGCCGTGGAGGAGCTGGTAGGAGGAAGAAGGTGTTGTATCAGGTGGGATGGACGACGAGGGAGTAAATGCCCTCCCGGTGAATGggctaataaaaaataaaaaagtaatACTGATTtgacatgagcatgttgttgaattGACATGTGTGTTGATACTTTTCACATGCATGTACACTGTTTGGAACCGTCTTGGCACTGCTCGCATGTACCAACACTGTTTTGATCTGTCTGTTGGCACTGCATGCATGTGCGCATAGTGGCCTCGAGCATGCTTGTATTAGTGTTAAATGTAACCCGAGTTTAAGGTGATAAAGTCCAATTAGAGCCTAATGGTCATAGAGAACGCTGTAGAGATAAATTCGGACCCAGAAATATTAACGAAATACCTGAGAGCAAAAATATAATGAGTTCGGGCCCACCTTCTTCAAGTTATTACCTTAATATTAAATTGAATATCGCATACGTTATAATCTAATCCTGCTAATCTCCGATTAATTGCTAATGGTTGTAGGATTAACGACGACCAACATGAGTTAGAATCTAACCCTAGCACAACGTGAAACATCAGGCACCATGGACCAGTCCAGTACTGATCGATAGAACTACTAAATGTGCCATGGTACTGCTGATGACAAGAGCTAGCTCCTAAATCTGATTCCCTCCACTCTCTTCCGTAATACAAGGGATGCTGCAAACGATACGGGGGACAGGTCTCCATAATATAGGGAGGGCGCGGATCcctagggcatgtacaatggtgcTATCTTAGCAATGCCACGTAGACTAAATGCTGAGATGGAGGAGAGAGAAACTGAAAAGAGGTCTTGCCTTCTCTTAATTAAGCGATCACATCTTAGCCTGGTTTTGACGCGAACGACCACAACCGGATCCTTCTCGTTGCCTCGCgtgattttcttcttcttggcgcGCCTTTGTTTCCTCTCGTCCAGACTGCGCGCCAAATTTTCCATCGCCATCCTGTTGCCCCCTAGAAGTAACCTAGGGCCGCTGCCCTCATAAATCCACAGCCGCAGCTGCAGCGACAAACTCCATCGTCCATCTGTGCGTCCTGTAGATTTGAGCACCAACATGGCTGGCCACAGGAGGAAGAAAGCAGCATCCCCATCGCAGGTGATGTAGGGACCTAGCGTACAAGCCCCAAGGTATGCCGTCCCTCCCCTGCCGATGGGGCGACCTGAAGCTGCCACAGAAGCCGTAGCAGCAGAAGCTTGGTTGGCTGTGCATGTTGCTGCTAGATCTGATTCCTCCCTTCAAGTTGATTGGTAAGGTTGACCGTCCTGTAGTTAATATTTGATATGTGCTCATACAAGTAGCCTCTTGATTAATCATTATATTCGGACATTCAGTAGATCTTCCATCACAATTTGTGCAGTTTTATTTTTTATCATTCCAGTGCTTTAATCTTTTATGAGAGTTAAGCTCGTGTCAGATCTTGTACATATTCAGTTTTTGTTAGTCCAATTTCTGCACTTATGGACTAAgtattttaagatttatttttCCATAACCATATGCATACTATTGTTCTGAAGATGGTTTCAAGAAACTAATCCAGATGCAAGTAGTTCTAAAGATGGTAATCTAATGTTTGAGTGTATACATTCTTTTAGGGGAAATGGTGTGTACCCACCTGGTGGTTTTGTAAATTATTTGTGCAATCCATCGAGCGTCATCCTTCCACAAGAAATTCCTCGGCAACCAGCCATGTCACCTGATGCTCATTTCGTGGCACCAACATTGCCATCTAAAAAGAATCCAATTAGAGCAACGAAAAAATGATCCAAGCGTGCCCATGTTGAAATTGCAGATGATGAAGAAGGTGAAATTATGAAGAGATTGACATGGACATCAGAGGAGGATGATAGATTGGTAAGTTAACCATTACATATATCGTATTTAGTACTCCTTATGGTTATGTCAATATTCACATAAGCTTTTTTTTACAATATAGGTGAGTGCTTGGCTCAAAAACTCAAATGATTCTATTGGTGGTAATTTTAAGAAGAATGACAAATACTAGGACGATGTGGTCACGGACTTCAATAGCAACACCCCCTCAGATCGCAAAAGACAAGTCAATCAAGCTCTTAACCGATGGCATCGAGTTAACAAAATGCTAAATAATTTCCATGCCATTCACGGGGAGATTAGCGATGTATATGCTAGTGGGCAGTCCAATCAACAATTGATGGAGAAAGTCCATAAAACATATGAGAGCAGACACGGAGCATCATTTCTTCTGGAAAGTACCTGGCAGATTCTTCGTCACTATCCGAAGTGGTCTACGTACAATGCATAACTGAATGGGTCGAGGAAAATAGACGTGGCTAACCTGGGGAAGGCGGAGGATCATGAGGCAGCTGATAGTGACGATATTCCACGACCTCCAGGTACCAAAACAGCTAAAAGAGATGGGAATGGCAATGACAAAAGAAAGGTGAAGTCAGAGGATTTAGAAGAGCTTCAGAAATTCTTAGAAGCCCAAAAGGAAGCTACTAAAAGTCGCACAGATGTGCTTGAAGTGCAAAAGCGTATTGCAGCCGATAAACTTGAGTCGTCGAGGCTCATTCTCCTTGCAgcgaaggagaacaaggaggcaAAAACAAGAGGGGAAATGGTAGAACAGTATGGTAAATTACTGACACAAGATATGGGAGGGATGACTGATTTTTAGAAAGCTGAGCATGCGATTGCACTTAAATTGTTGCGGGAGGAGTTATTTCCAAATGCTCGTCAATAAGTTTTGAAGGTATGATTTCATATTCCTACGAGGCTTTGTTGTATCATGGCAGGTTATAAAATGTTGCAGTGTACAATTATTTAATATGATAATTGTTTAACCTCAAAGTTTTTTGTATGCAGGAACTCTGTTCCTGTTTCATGAATAAAGAGAGAAGAATAAACAATGTGATACTACTGTTGTTTCAAGAGTGTAGAAGCTTCAAGAGTGTTGAGGCTTGTTTCTGTGCAGAAGTTTCAAGAGTGCAGAAGCTTCAAGAATGCAGAACAAACAATGAAAAAAGAATGGCGTTCatgtgctactactgttgcttcaaGAGTGCAGAAGCTTGTTTCTGTGTTGTTGACAATAATAGTTATTATCAATATCAACAGATTTGTGTTGGTCTCGAACTAGTTATTTATATATGTCAGCTTCTTGCATGAGTAGTTCCAATAATTGTATTTCAAATCCGAACTTAGTATTCATTAATCTGCAATTATTACAGTACTAGAAGTCGTATTAGTCTCAGACTCTGCATCCGTGTATACCAAGGACTTGTAGTCTGTTTCTACATGGACTTTGATAGATGCGATTAGTAATATATATATGAGGATAGATCCTACGCCCTGAACAATCTCTTTGTACCAATTGTTTCTTCGCAATTTGTGCACGTGCTATGTCCCaatctagctctagttcgtcacgtGATCACGATGTCATGGATGAAGACATTGACGACCTAGTCGAGGTCTACACAATGGAAGGCTTCATGGCCGAGCAAGAAATTCTAGACGTACTTACTCAGCACATTGGAGAGAAGTTGAAGGCCATGCTTGAACAAAGTGTTGACTCGTTTCATCGCCGAAGTGGTCCTAGGAGGTTCATACCTAGGAATCATGGAGAGGGACACAACCGACTCATTGCTAATTATTTCTCTGAAAATCCCCTCTACACTGAGCAGATGTTTCGTAGAAGATTTCGGATGAGAAAACCCCTTTTCCTACGAATTGTAAGTGCTCTTGGCGATTGGTCCTCGTATTTTACTAACAGGGTAGATGCTACTAATCGTGAAGGGCTCTCGCCACTCCAGAAGTGTACATCGGCTATTCGTATGCTTGCCTATGGGACCTCGGCTGACCAGCTTGATGAGGTGCTAAGTATTGGCGCAAGCACATCATTAGAGTGTTTGGGTTATTTTGCGAAAGGCGTGATTGCTAAGTTTGGCGAAGAGTATTTGCGGCCTCCTTCAGTAGACGAACTTGAACGTTTACTGCAAATTGGCGAGTCGCGTGGCTTCCCAGGCATGATAggaagcatagattgtatgcattggCAGTGGGAGAATTGTCGAGTTGCATGGAGGGGTCAATTTACTCGTGGTGATCATGGTGTCCCAACTATGATACTTGAAGCGGTTGCTTCACATGACCTTAGGATATGGCATGCTTATTTTGATGTCGCTGGGtccaacaatgacatcaatgttCTCAATCGGTCGACATTGTTCACCAATACTTTGAAAGGAGAAACTCCTAGGGTGCAATTTAATGTCAATGGGAGACAATATAACTCAAGTTACTATCTCGCTGATGGAATATATCTAGAATGGGTTGTCTTCGTAAAGACAATACCACTTCCTCAAAGTGAAAAGGATAAATTATTTGCAAAGCGTCAAGAAAGAGCGaggaaggatgtggagagggCTTTGGGGGCATTGCAAGCTCGCTTCAATATTGTTCGTCGTCCGGCACGACTGTGGAAACGGAAAGCCATCGGGAATATCATGAGAGCTTGCGTCATACTTCACAATATGATAGTTGAGGATGAACGAGAAACCTTTCACGTTCCACTCGACTTGAATAATGACGCGGGGTCATCATTTGCTCTACCACCTGAAGTCATTGTTGGTCCACACGTCGCGTTCACAGACTACCTACAGAGAAGTTCCGCTATTCGAGACCGCCAAACGCATCTCGAGCTGAAGGATGATCTAGTCAACAATATTTGGCAATGTTTTGGCAGTGAATAATGTTTACGATTACTTGAAATACATTTGTATGATGCAATTTGTGTTATTATAATTACCTGTTTGAACTATAAATTTTTTCGTATAGCTTACATCAAACCATTAATTATATTTGACAATGCCGCAAGCTTTATTTTGTTATGCATGTCCGACACATTTGTGCACCTGCCAATGCAAATTTCCTTCGTGCAATTCAATTTTACTCACGTAATTAGCGGATGTATAAAACTGACACAAAAGAGTCTACAAATATGCTGCTACAACAGATCATCATATTTTTAGTCACTTGAGATAAAGCTAGGAGATAACCATTGTATATCACGTTTTTCTTGTCTTATCTTACCTACGTGGCAGACTTAAGATAAGACTATCTTATCAATCATTGTACATGTCCTAAGGCTgtccatagtgggagtaactaaggtagtatcatgtatttgggactagtatcatgtactccactagtaaatttttttaaaaaacttatatttaagaacggagggagtatatgatagTCTCTGTTATGGTCAGCCCGCTGGTGGATGGACACGATGTAGAGCACTCTGAATTTTCGACTTTTCCCCTCTACTCCTCCTCGGTTCTCCTCTCACCGGCCATGCATCCGATTCCtttcccttcccttcccttcccttccccgAGGGAGCGGCAACGGCCGACCCAAACCTCTCCCCTCGCGTTGGGGCGCGAGATTAGACAAAGCAAACCGGGACCATAACACAACCCCAGAATGGACACGCACTAGGCGCTCGCTCCCGgctccgccccctcctcctcctcctctctcttccaCCGGTACGGTGCCTAACCCCTCCTCCTTTCTCTCCTCCAGATGCGAAcaccccgccgcctccccctcctcctcctcctcataacCCACCCGACCGCCGTGCCgcctcttctccccttctctcTCTCCGCCCCCCTCCCCCCTTCAACCAAGCCCGATTTCTCCGGCCTTGGTTGGCCTGGCCTGGGAGGCTCCGCCGAGATTGGGTGGGCTCTTCTGTTGGTTCTGGAGCCGCCGGCGCGTTCTTGATGTTTGATGCCACTGCCCGATGGAGGGGGTAGGAAGAGAGCACGATAGCTCCGTGGCGCTGCCCGTGGAGGATTCCGGCGCCGCCAAGGTCAGCCTAATCCAATTCCTTCCACCCCCTCTTTTCTGCCAGTATCTATCGTCCATCGATTGTTGTGAGCATATCCCCAAACCGTTTTCGGTTCAGCTCATTTACGCCtcgtttcttcttctttctaatcCGCCATGAATCAAGATTATGTGACTTTTATCCTCCGTCTCCTGCAATTAACTCTTCCAAATGCAGGATACGACCAGCGCAAGCACGAAGCCTACAAGGAGGTATCCGCTCGCGTCATGGGTTGCCATCTTGGCCCTGGCCACCCTTGTGGGCGTATACATATTCTCCTTGTCTCTCAAGCAAAATGGGATGCTGTTCGGGCTCAGGCAGACCAACATGATAGAGAAAGAAAGGGAGCAACCTTGTCACCTCCCCGGATTTCCACAGACCGAGATCCCCTACCTGCACTTTCCCACACCCAATACTTACAGTAGGTATGGAGATAGACACACCTGGGCATCTGATTTTACGTTTTATAAGGCTGCTGGTGAGTAACTTGCTCTTTTGTTTGTTTCTTTGCTAGGAAAGAATGTGCATGCACACCAGTTAGATTCTTTGCTATCTTGTCGATGCAGAGGTCGGGAAGTGGATGGTTTGAAACCTTGTTGAACAGCCACGAGAATATTAGCTCCAACGGAGAGATCTTCTCTGTCAAAGATAGGCGTAGCAATGTCACAGCCATCACACAGACACTGGATAAATTGTACAATCTCGACTGGTTCAGCAGTGCCGCTAAAAATGAGTGCACGGCTGCTGTGGGCTTGAAATGGATGCTCAATCAGGTAACCTTTTGCCATGGTTTTACTGTTTGATTAGTTATTCCACTATggtgaaaataaatagacatgctcaTCGAATGAAATTTTGAAGTACATCATTTTGTCGCTGAATTATATGTTCTGTAAATAGCTGTGTGACAATGACTTGCCTGCTGCCCTTAACTTTGGCGAGATCACCGTGAAGAATGGTCGGTCAGCTTTTGGAAGACTGCAGCAATATCATACACTATGTTAAGATTTTCGAGAAGTAACGAATGCAATGTAGTTGCAGTTGATGCGCTGCCCCATGACTGTTGGAAACATTCTCTTCAAAACATTTTAATAACATGGAAATCAGCTTGCCAGCAAGCGTTAACGCTACCATGACTTTATGGAAATAACCTGCTAAAATACCTTATCTATCATAATGATAAGGGCAGCCAATTGAAACCTttttttacttttccattgcaatactTTTCCCCATTTCTAAATTTGAATGTCTGAATTATCAGCCTTGTTTAGATGATCTACCTATTAAAAGTGTTAATTCCATAAAGGGGACCACAAAATACATTTCCCCATTCATTTTGTCGATATTCATTTTTTACCAAAAACTGTAGGGGAGGCCCTTGTGTATAATTTTTCTATTTATATGGTGTATAAAGAGTGTACAAACTATATGCTCAAGATGCACAATACAATCTTCACATAACAAGCTGTGCACTAGAAAAAGAACATGCTAACCGGGGAGGGGGGATAAAACCCCTGGTTATACATTTTCACTCGAAGAAATATGATAATTTATCTCAATGTTCTCTTTGAAGTTTTGTCTTTGAGGTTTGCTGTAAATCGGTTTTGCCTTTGATTTGCTCATAAGAATTATTTTCAGTAATCTCGTAAAAAAAGAATTATTTTCAGTACTATAATTATTTAATGTGGCGTCTCTTTTCCAATAATCT
Coding sequences within:
- the LOC123444588 gene encoding nodulation protein H-like — encoded protein: MEGVGREHDSSVALPVEDSGAAKDTTSASTKPTRRYPLASWVAILALATLVGVYIFSLSLKQNGMLFGLRQTNMIEKEREQPCHLPGFPQTEIPYLHFPTPNTYSRKECACTPVRFFAILSMQRSGSGWFETLLNSHENISSNGEIFSVKDRRSNVTAITQTLDKLYNLDWFSSAAKNECTAAVGLKWMLNQGLMKHHQEVVEYFNRRGVSVIFLLRRNLLQRYVSILANDYDRNTKQLNGTHKAHVHHRGQADVLAQYKPTIDTKSLIAELKRSDKLAADALVRFKKIRSIVLYYEDVVSNRTKLTDVLDFLKLPKIKLSSRHVKIHTKRLRDHIDNWTDVSNTLNGTQYQSFLNGRR